From Streptomyces sp. HUAS MG91, the proteins below share one genomic window:
- a CDS encoding IclR family transcriptional regulator, whose product MGQPVIDRAFALLGAFDSDHRALPLAGLARRSGIPRSTALRLARALVQVGALERLDDGRFVVGLRLLETASLAPRGHGLRAVAMPYMEDLFHVTRQHVLLAVRDHEEALLVERLSALDAGPVSYRVGGRLPLTGTGVGLVLLAFAPIGVQEHLIDSYGPAGGHDDIRTPDDLRRLLAEARRGDYVHGRQSRPWPVSTVAAPVRDGPDVVAALSVVAPSSGFGDAGYGPAVRATARAISRALSGDGRPSASGR is encoded by the coding sequence GTGGGTCAGCCGGTCATCGACCGGGCGTTCGCCCTCCTGGGCGCCTTCGACAGTGACCATCGCGCGCTGCCCCTGGCCGGACTCGCCCGGCGCAGCGGCATCCCCCGCTCCACGGCCCTGCGCCTGGCACGCGCCCTGGTGCAGGTGGGAGCGCTGGAACGGCTGGACGACGGGCGATTCGTCGTGGGGCTGCGCCTCCTGGAGACCGCCTCCCTGGCGCCGCGCGGCCATGGGCTGCGCGCCGTCGCCATGCCGTACATGGAGGACCTCTTCCACGTCACCCGTCAGCACGTGCTCCTCGCGGTGCGCGACCACGAGGAGGCCCTGCTCGTCGAGCGGCTGTCGGCCCTCGACGCGGGACCCGTGAGCTACCGCGTGGGCGGACGCCTGCCGCTGACGGGCACCGGTGTCGGCCTGGTCCTGCTCGCCTTCGCCCCGATCGGCGTCCAGGAGCACCTGATCGACTCCTACGGGCCCGCCGGAGGGCACGACGACATCCGTACGCCGGACGACCTGCGGCGCCTGCTCGCCGAGGCGCGCCGCGGTGACTACGTGCACGGTCGGCAGAGCCGGCCGTGGCCGGTGAGCACCGTGGCCGCGCCGGTGCGCGACGGCCCGGACGTGGTGGCCGCGCTGTCGGTGGTGGCCCCCAGCAGCGGGTTCGGCGACGCGGGGTACGGGCCTGCGGTACGGGCGACGGCCCGCGCGATCTCCCGCGCGCTGAGCGGCGACGGACGGCCGTCGGCGAGCGGCCGGTGA
- a CDS encoding Lrp/AsnC family transcriptional regulator — protein sequence MAENDPSGPSSFDGPDLAILQYLSQRPRASFADAGERVGLHERTVARRLERMLRTGRVRFIAALVGEHLAEGLVVELAVRCAPGRLEEVARAIAVRADARSVEVATGDLVVLAEMEVADGAELIDLIDRTIGGMPGVLDIHSALVLRLLLTAVDWTPYATEPTYMRRLAMDGLRPPPPLPVDDIDRELVDLLAEDARMPMTNLALRLNLGESTVRRRLNRLMASHVFQLRLFAEPGVLGHPVEARFRLRVEHAHLDTVLRRLAHEPSIRHLVVTTGSDNVLGYSSHATTADMDAFHARTFSGLDGVREVQTALLMRTYKRAGRPVRAR from the coding sequence ATGGCGGAAAACGATCCCTCCGGACCGTCGTCCTTCGACGGCCCGGATCTGGCGATCCTCCAGTACCTCTCCCAGCGCCCCCGCGCCTCGTTCGCCGACGCCGGCGAGCGGGTGGGCCTGCACGAGCGGACGGTGGCCCGGCGGCTCGAACGGATGCTCAGGACAGGGCGGGTGCGGTTCATCGCCGCGCTGGTCGGCGAGCACCTCGCCGAGGGTCTGGTCGTCGAACTTGCCGTGCGCTGCGCTCCCGGGCGGCTGGAGGAAGTGGCCCGCGCCATCGCCGTCCGGGCGGACGCCCGCTCGGTCGAGGTGGCCACGGGCGATCTGGTGGTCCTCGCGGAGATGGAGGTCGCCGACGGGGCCGAGCTGATCGATCTGATCGACCGGACGATCGGCGGCATGCCGGGCGTGCTCGACATCCACTCCGCGCTGGTGCTGCGGCTACTGCTCACCGCGGTCGACTGGACGCCGTACGCGACGGAGCCGACGTACATGCGCCGGCTGGCGATGGACGGGCTACGGCCGCCGCCCCCGCTCCCCGTGGACGATATCGACCGGGAGCTGGTGGACCTGCTGGCCGAGGACGCCCGGATGCCGATGACCAACCTGGCGCTCCGGCTGAACCTCGGCGAGTCCACCGTGCGGCGCCGGCTCAACCGGCTCATGGCGTCGCACGTGTTCCAGCTGCGCCTGTTCGCGGAGCCGGGCGTCCTCGGTCACCCGGTGGAGGCGCGCTTCCGGCTCCGCGTCGAACACGCCCATCTCGACACCGTGCTGCGCCGCCTCGCCCACGAGCCTTCGATCCGGCACCTCGTCGTCACCACGGGGAGCGACAACGTCCTCGGTTACAGCAGTCACGCCACGACGGCGGACATGGACGCGTTCCACGCCCGGACGTTCTCGGGACTCGACGGTGTGCGGGAGGTGCAGACGGCCCTTCTGATGCGCACGTACAAGCGGGCGGGCCGCCCCGTCCGCGCCCGGTGA
- a CDS encoding MFS transporter, giving the protein MPEAVTRPSPSTTPRNRPVPVSTTALVVSIVLVELSSGITQGFLAPVLRSLTDVLHVTAADLNWISIANLMASVAFTPLLSRLGDLHGHRRVLRWNIAVVLAGSVVVGLAGSFQTLLVGQILQGAFAGFFPLLVGILRNRSDAERSRNAIGTMVAALVGGICVGGVASGLVAHYVDTPTAALWVPTAAVGVAFLVTWPLLPETTERPGGRLDVRGGVLLCVGLVAIMLGLGQGGMPGWAWTSPRTLACLAGGAFVTAVWALVELRSPDPMIDVRLFRRRNVSVVAVVTTTFSFCMIGLQVAGAVFMGTPKESVGYGLGLSPLQIAFAMIPSMAATGLAALVAPKLAGRIGDRATLVTGSLLMAAGYLLTLVLHGSVAPYLVCQAVAGLGAGVLQQSTRTLAVESVPKEQTAVGSGINELLINVGGSLGAACVLAVTAASTPAGSVLPRYAAYATCWSVCAATALAGAAVALFYRTTARPA; this is encoded by the coding sequence ATGCCTGAGGCAGTCACGAGACCGTCGCCCAGCACCACCCCGCGGAACCGCCCGGTGCCCGTGTCCACCACGGCGCTCGTGGTCTCGATCGTGCTCGTCGAGCTCTCCAGCGGTATCACCCAGGGATTCCTGGCGCCGGTGCTGCGCAGCCTGACCGACGTCCTGCACGTCACCGCGGCGGATCTGAACTGGATCAGCATCGCCAACCTGATGGCGTCCGTCGCCTTCACCCCGCTGCTCTCCCGGCTCGGCGACCTGCACGGACACCGCCGCGTCCTGCGATGGAACATCGCCGTCGTCCTCGCGGGATCCGTCGTCGTCGGCCTCGCGGGCTCGTTTCAGACTTTGCTCGTCGGCCAGATCCTCCAAGGAGCTTTCGCGGGCTTCTTCCCGCTGCTGGTCGGGATCCTGCGCAACCGCAGTGATGCCGAGCGGAGCAGGAACGCCATCGGCACGATGGTGGCCGCGCTCGTGGGCGGCATCTGCGTCGGCGGCGTCGCCAGCGGCCTGGTCGCGCACTACGTCGACACTCCGACGGCGGCGCTGTGGGTGCCGACGGCGGCCGTCGGTGTGGCGTTCCTGGTCACCTGGCCCCTCCTGCCCGAGACGACGGAGCGTCCGGGCGGCCGCCTCGACGTCCGCGGCGGCGTGCTGTTGTGCGTCGGCCTCGTCGCGATCATGCTCGGACTCGGACAGGGCGGCATGCCGGGCTGGGCGTGGACCTCGCCGCGGACCCTCGCCTGTCTGGCCGGCGGCGCTTTCGTCACCGCCGTGTGGGCCCTGGTGGAACTGCGCTCGCCGGACCCGATGATCGACGTCCGGCTGTTCCGCCGCCGCAACGTGTCCGTCGTCGCGGTGGTCACCACGACCTTCTCGTTCTGCATGATCGGCCTCCAGGTGGCCGGCGCCGTCTTCATGGGCACGCCGAAGGAGAGCGTCGGCTACGGGCTCGGCCTGTCACCGCTGCAGATCGCCTTCGCGATGATCCCGTCGATGGCCGCGACCGGGCTCGCCGCACTGGTCGCCCCCAAGCTGGCCGGGCGCATCGGTGACCGGGCCACCCTCGTCACCGGATCCCTCCTGATGGCGGCGGGCTACCTGCTCACCCTGGTCCTCCACGGCTCCGTCGCCCCGTACCTGGTCTGCCAGGCCGTGGCGGGTCTCGGAGCCGGTGTGCTCCAGCAGTCCACCCGCACGCTCGCCGTCGAGTCGGTCCCGAAGGAGCAGACCGCCGTCGGCTCCGGCATCAACGAACTGCTCATCAACGTCGGCGGCTCGCTGGGCGCCGCGTGCGTGCTCGCCGTCACCGCCGCGAGCACGCCGGCCGGCTCCGTCCTGCCGCGGTACGCCGCCTACGCCACCTGCTGGAGCGTGTGCGCCGCGACGGCCCTCGCGGGTGCGGCGGTCGCCCTCTTCTACCGCACCACCGCCCGCCCGGCATGA
- a CDS encoding amidohydrolase gives MSQHDPREHARAVVTRRQDEVIALSHSLHAEPELAYEEHKSARKIADLVERSGFDVRRGAYGLDTAFEAVAGSGDLVVAVTAEYDALPGIGHACGHNVNGAAAVTAALALAPLADDLGLTVKLLGTPAEEYGGGKVDLLDRGAFDDVAAAMMVHAAPADGVGMTSLAIGSWKVSYTGRAAHAAAMPHRGINAADAMLVAQVAISAYRQQMIPGGVVHGVVTGGGEAPNVIPAHVSADYDCRAATAEDLAELQSRIRACFEAGALATGAELALEAVGNDYADLRQDLAITGLYRKAVTDLGRRIPDSPDTMRAGSTDMGNVSHVVPTIHPSIGYDCGDTIMHNPEFTRYGTSAGADRAVLDGGLAMAWTAIALATDDDHRAALLTRLADRRNAARVTPAA, from the coding sequence ATGAGCCAGCACGATCCCCGTGAACACGCCCGCGCCGTCGTCACCCGGCGCCAGGACGAGGTGATCGCCCTCAGCCACAGCCTCCACGCCGAACCCGAACTCGCCTACGAGGAACACAAGTCGGCCCGGAAGATCGCCGACCTGGTGGAGCGGTCCGGCTTCGACGTCCGGCGGGGCGCCTACGGTCTCGACACGGCCTTCGAAGCCGTCGCGGGCAGCGGTGATCTGGTCGTCGCCGTCACCGCCGAGTACGACGCGCTCCCCGGCATCGGCCACGCCTGCGGGCACAACGTCAACGGCGCCGCCGCCGTGACCGCCGCCCTGGCCCTGGCGCCGCTCGCCGACGACCTCGGCCTCACCGTCAAACTCCTCGGCACCCCGGCGGAGGAGTACGGCGGCGGCAAGGTCGACCTCCTCGACCGGGGAGCCTTCGACGACGTGGCCGCCGCCATGATGGTGCACGCCGCACCGGCGGACGGCGTCGGCATGACGTCCCTCGCGATCGGCAGCTGGAAGGTGAGCTACACGGGCCGCGCCGCACACGCCGCCGCCATGCCGCACCGCGGGATCAACGCGGCGGACGCCATGCTCGTCGCCCAGGTGGCGATCAGCGCGTACCGCCAGCAGATGATCCCCGGCGGTGTCGTGCACGGAGTCGTCACCGGGGGCGGCGAGGCGCCGAACGTCATCCCGGCGCACGTGAGCGCGGACTACGACTGCCGGGCCGCCACCGCCGAGGACCTGGCGGAGCTGCAGTCCAGGATCCGGGCCTGCTTCGAGGCGGGCGCGCTCGCCACCGGAGCCGAACTCGCCCTGGAGGCCGTCGGCAACGACTACGCCGACCTGCGCCAGGACCTCGCCATCACCGGCCTCTACCGCAAGGCCGTCACCGACCTCGGGCGCCGCATCCCCGACAGCCCGGACACGATGCGCGCAGGATCGACCGACATGGGCAACGTCTCGCACGTGGTCCCCACCATCCACCCGTCCATCGGCTACGACTGCGGTGACACGATCATGCACAACCCCGAGTTCACCCGGTACGGCACCAGCGCCGGCGCCGACCGTGCCGTCCTCGACGGCGGCCTGGCCATGGCCTGGACGGCCATCGCCCTGGCCACGGACGATGACCACCGCGCCGCTCTGCTGACCCGGCTCGCCGACCGCCGGAACGCCGCGCGCGTGACGCCCGCCGCCTAG
- a CDS encoding isocitrate lyase/phosphoenolpyruvate mutase family protein, which produces MSFAGLHRPGEVPFLLPNAWDVPSALAFADAGFPAVGTTSFGVAATAGHPDGGRASRAATVALVRALAELPLYVSADIEDGYADDAGQVAEFVAALGADGINIEDSTGERLVDPAAHAEKITAVKRRSPDVFVNARVDTYWLGQDADLTSTLERAQRYVRAGADGVFVPGATDPADLAALAEAIPVPLNVLVVPGLTLPELARIGVRRVSTGSLPYRAAVQAATLAATHVRDGLPLPDAAAYPVLQKRLTDYEAAAGRD; this is translated from the coding sequence ATGAGCTTCGCCGGCCTGCACCGTCCGGGCGAGGTGCCGTTCCTGCTGCCCAACGCCTGGGACGTGCCCTCCGCCCTCGCCTTCGCCGACGCCGGCTTCCCGGCCGTGGGCACCACCAGCTTCGGGGTGGCCGCCACCGCCGGGCACCCGGACGGTGGCCGCGCCAGCCGCGCGGCGACCGTGGCTCTCGTACGGGCCCTGGCGGAGCTGCCCTTGTACGTCAGTGCCGACATCGAGGACGGCTACGCCGACGACGCCGGGCAGGTCGCGGAGTTCGTCGCCGCTCTCGGAGCCGACGGAATCAACATCGAGGACAGCACCGGCGAGCGTCTGGTCGACCCCGCCGCCCACGCCGAGAAGATCACGGCCGTCAAGCGCCGCAGTCCCGACGTGTTCGTCAACGCCCGCGTCGACACGTACTGGCTCGGCCAGGACGCCGACCTCACATCGACCCTGGAGCGCGCCCAGCGGTACGTCCGGGCGGGCGCCGACGGCGTCTTCGTACCCGGCGCGACGGACCCCGCCGACCTGGCCGCCCTCGCCGAGGCGATCCCGGTGCCGCTGAACGTCCTGGTCGTCCCCGGGCTGACGCTGCCCGAGCTCGCGCGCATCGGAGTGCGCCGCGTCTCCACCGGCTCCCTGCCGTACCGCGCCGCCGTCCAGGCAGCCACCCTCGCCGCCACCCATGTCCGCGACGGCCTGCCGCTGCCCGATGCGGCCGCCTACCCGGTGCTGCAGAAGCGCCTGACCGACTACGAGGCGGCCGCCGGCCGGGACTGA
- a CDS encoding pyridoxamine 5'-phosphate oxidase family protein — protein sequence MALSREEREQFLAEPHIAALAVDAGAGRAPLTVPIWYQYAPGGDIWIHTGKGSRKHELIAKAGRFTLMVDRLEPTVRYVSVEGPVISTVPGTRAHLTEMTARYLPPEKVDGYVEFAEANHGEAVVITVRPEHWVSSDLGNV from the coding sequence ATGGCCCTCAGCCGTGAAGAGCGTGAGCAATTCCTCGCCGAGCCGCACATCGCGGCCCTGGCCGTTGACGCGGGCGCGGGAAGGGCGCCGCTGACCGTGCCGATCTGGTACCAGTACGCGCCCGGCGGCGACATCTGGATCCACACCGGCAAGGGCTCGCGCAAGCACGAACTCATCGCGAAGGCGGGCCGGTTCACGCTCATGGTGGACCGCCTCGAGCCGACCGTCCGTTACGTGTCCGTCGAGGGCCCGGTGATTTCCACCGTCCCGGGCACCCGCGCGCATCTGACCGAGATGACCGCGCGCTATCTGCCGCCCGAGAAGGTCGACGGCTACGTCGAGTTCGCCGAGGCGAACCACGGCGAGGCAGTCGTCATCACCGTCCGCCCGGAGCACTGGGTCTCCTCCGACCTCGGCAACGTCTGA
- a CDS encoding long-chain fatty acid--CoA ligase, with product MTDLFTLLARSARSHPDRTAVREGDTALTYARLDDLTARFAARLRARGLRVGDRVAVALPNVVHFPVVYYGTLRAGGVVVPMNPLLKADEMAFVLRDCGARIVVSAPGCAAEAASAADRAEAVCLVADPEEFDALLRATAPLEGAVESAGDDTAVILYTSGTTGTPKGAELTHRNLVTNALTTARTLLRAGPDDVLFGGLPLFHAFGQTCALNAAVASGACLTLLSRFDAAQALETLRRDAVTVFLGVPTMYTALLRAGVPGVLPHLRLAVSGGASLPVELLHSTERELGVTVLEGYGLSETSPVACFNPPDRPRRAGSIGHPVRGVELRLVGEDGRDVGPGEVGELAVRGENVMKGYWNRPDATRLAFRDGWFHTGDLARVDEDGYYFVVDRTKDVVIRGGYNVYPREIEEVLYRHPDVSEAAVVGVPDPTHGEEVAAVVVLRPGATTTADTLRSHVKERVAAYKYPRIVRLVDALPKGATGKILKRAVVIEPPVRPVV from the coding sequence ATGACCGACCTGTTCACGCTCCTGGCGCGGTCCGCCCGGTCACATCCTGACCGGACGGCCGTACGCGAAGGCGATACCGCCCTCACCTACGCCCGGCTCGACGACCTCACCGCCCGCTTCGCCGCGCGGTTGCGCGCCCGGGGCCTGCGCGTCGGCGACCGGGTCGCGGTGGCACTGCCCAATGTCGTGCACTTCCCCGTCGTGTACTACGGCACGCTGCGGGCGGGCGGTGTCGTGGTGCCGATGAATCCGCTCCTGAAGGCGGACGAGATGGCGTTCGTGCTCCGGGACTGCGGCGCCCGCATCGTGGTGTCCGCTCCCGGCTGCGCGGCCGAGGCGGCATCGGCGGCGGACCGGGCCGAAGCCGTGTGCCTGGTCGCCGATCCCGAGGAGTTCGACGCGCTGCTGCGTGCGACGGCGCCGTTGGAAGGGGCGGTCGAGAGCGCCGGTGACGACACCGCGGTGATCCTCTACACGTCCGGTACGACAGGCACTCCGAAGGGCGCGGAGCTGACGCACCGCAATCTGGTGACCAACGCGCTGACGACAGCGCGGACCCTGCTGCGCGCGGGACCTGACGACGTCCTGTTCGGCGGGCTCCCCCTGTTCCACGCGTTCGGCCAGACCTGCGCCCTCAACGCAGCGGTCGCCTCGGGGGCCTGCCTGACGCTGCTGTCGCGCTTCGACGCGGCGCAGGCGCTGGAGACACTGCGCCGGGACGCGGTGACCGTCTTCCTGGGCGTGCCCACGATGTACACCGCGCTGCTCCGGGCAGGCGTCCCGGGTGTGCTGCCGCACCTGCGTCTCGCGGTGTCGGGCGGCGCCTCGCTCCCCGTCGAGCTGCTGCACTCCACCGAACGCGAGCTCGGTGTCACCGTGCTGGAGGGCTACGGGCTCTCGGAGACATCCCCGGTGGCCTGCTTCAATCCTCCGGACCGGCCTCGCAGGGCCGGCTCCATCGGGCATCCCGTCCGCGGGGTCGAGCTGCGGCTCGTCGGCGAGGACGGCCGGGACGTCGGCCCCGGCGAGGTCGGTGAACTGGCCGTCCGCGGCGAGAACGTCATGAAGGGGTACTGGAACCGGCCCGACGCCACCCGACTCGCCTTCCGGGACGGCTGGTTCCACACCGGCGATCTCGCGCGGGTCGACGAGGACGGCTACTACTTCGTCGTCGACCGCACGAAGGACGTCGTCATCCGCGGCGGCTACAACGTCTATCCACGCGAGATCGAGGAGGTCCTGTACCGGCACCCGGACGTGTCGGAGGCCGCGGTGGTCGGCGTGCCCGACCCCACGCACGGCGAGGAGGTCGCCGCCGTGGTGGTCCTGCGGCCGGGCGCCACCACCACGGCGGACACATTGCGCTCCCATGTGAAGGAGCGGGTGGCGGCGTACAAGTACCCGCGGATCGTGCGGCTGGTCGACGCCCTGCCCAAGGGGGCCACGGGCAAGATCCTCAAGCGCGCCGTCGTGATCGAGCCGCCGGTACGTCCCGTGGTCTGA
- a CDS encoding TauD/TfdA family dioxygenase — translation MTPPPPPGLPRRPCAGPAVWQGSEPTGWSVELSQDHRAELDTALRAVRARATPLLKVTTAEAALPLLAAELTYAADELEHGRGFVLLRRLPVQRRSEADAALLLWMVGQHLGVPVSQNTSGHMIGRLRDDPRDRSRRAFHTDPADVLALLCPGPDGSRRSVSLTSSAAVHNAVLSRRPDLFDGLGRTRFIDRRGEQPPGRLPWQAVRLAHRDGNRLSVRYDRDRLESARRFAHLPRPTAHDRELFDLIDSTASSPAFRLDVDLSPGDLLLLNNHAVLHSHAAPPSPSPPSPPRGRLVRLWLTPRRPRPLPVGFWGQEPSLAGGRGGVAPRDVITAHTPTTVTAPHTPTTPRSPHDRPVHAPGAVRPVTS, via the coding sequence ATGACGCCCCCGCCCCCACCGGGCCTCCCCCGCCGCCCGTGCGCAGGTCCGGCCGTGTGGCAGGGCTCGGAGCCGACCGGCTGGTCGGTGGAACTTTCGCAGGACCACCGCGCCGAGCTGGACACGGCACTGCGCGCGGTGCGCGCACGGGCCACCCCGCTGCTGAAGGTGACCACGGCCGAGGCCGCGCTGCCGCTTCTGGCTGCTGAACTGACTTATGCGGCTGACGAGTTGGAGCACGGCCGGGGCTTCGTGCTGCTACGGCGTCTCCCCGTGCAGCGGCGCAGTGAGGCCGACGCGGCCCTGCTCCTGTGGATGGTGGGGCAACACCTCGGTGTTCCGGTGTCGCAGAACACCTCGGGACACATGATCGGGCGGCTGCGCGACGATCCCCGGGACCGGTCGCGGCGGGCGTTCCACACCGATCCCGCCGACGTGCTCGCGCTGCTGTGCCCGGGGCCGGACGGCTCACGTCGTTCTGTTTCCCTGACCAGTTCGGCGGCCGTGCACAACGCCGTACTGTCCCGAAGGCCCGACCTGTTCGACGGCCTGGGCCGCACCCGCTTCATCGACCGCCGCGGGGAGCAGCCGCCGGGCCGGCTCCCCTGGCAGGCGGTACGGCTCGCCCATCGCGACGGGAACAGGCTCAGCGTGCGCTACGACCGCGACCGCCTGGAGTCGGCGCGACGTTTCGCCCACCTGCCGCGTCCGACCGCGCACGACCGGGAGCTGTTCGACCTCATCGACTCGACGGCGTCCTCCCCGGCGTTCCGCCTCGACGTGGACCTCTCCCCCGGCGATCTGCTCCTGCTCAACAACCACGCGGTGCTGCACTCCCACGCCGCGCCTCCATCACCGTCACCGCCGTCACCACCGCGAGGGCGGCTGGTCCGTCTGTGGCTCACCCCGCGCCGGCCGCGCCCGCTGCCGGTCGGCTTCTGGGGCCAGGAGCCGTCCCTGGCCGGTGGCCGCGGAGGAGTCGCGCCACGCGACGTGATCACTGCGCACACCCCGACGACCGTGACCGCTCCGCACACCCCGACGACTCCGAGGAGTCCGCATGACCGACCTGTTCACGCTCCTGGCGCGGTCCGCCCGGTCACATCCTGA
- a CDS encoding AraC family transcriptional regulator — MKPLVRNAALSGYIELSRSLGIDPRALMKRVGLDPVGLALQDRWIPGASVTELLELSATAAHREDFGLLLAERRRFANLGPISLVLREEPDVRSAVELLVRHERMYNELLHGRLTESGGLATVKVSLDPGDPRESREHREQHRDPRATRQAVELAVGAYHGFLRVFLGARWQPLSVCFTHSAPRDPAGHRRLLGPVVEFDREFNGIVLYAEELDTPNAMADPLLRDYARQYFASIAVGDDATELDRIRELIEVLLPTGRCSVEQAAGSLGVDRRTVHRHLAASGQTFSSLVNDTRTQLAEQLVANPRRSLTEISGLLGFSAPSAFSRWFRDQFGVSAREWRARRSGDGPVPN; from the coding sequence ATGAAGCCGCTGGTCCGCAACGCCGCCCTGAGCGGCTACATCGAGCTCAGCCGGTCCCTCGGCATCGACCCTCGCGCCTTGATGAAACGCGTCGGGCTCGATCCCGTCGGACTCGCCCTCCAGGACCGCTGGATCCCCGGCGCCTCCGTCACGGAGCTCCTCGAACTGTCGGCGACGGCCGCCCACCGCGAGGACTTCGGCCTGCTCCTCGCCGAGCGGCGCCGCTTCGCGAACCTCGGCCCCATCAGCCTCGTCCTGCGGGAGGAGCCCGACGTACGCAGCGCCGTCGAACTCCTCGTGCGCCACGAGCGCATGTACAACGAGCTGCTGCACGGCCGCCTCACGGAATCGGGGGGCCTCGCCACGGTCAAGGTGAGCCTCGACCCGGGCGATCCCCGTGAATCCCGGGAGCACCGCGAGCAGCACCGTGACCCCCGCGCCACACGGCAGGCCGTCGAGCTGGCCGTCGGCGCCTACCACGGCTTCCTGCGCGTGTTCCTCGGCGCCCGCTGGCAGCCGCTGTCCGTGTGCTTCACCCACAGCGCACCCCGCGACCCCGCCGGACACCGGCGGCTCCTGGGTCCCGTCGTGGAGTTCGACCGGGAATTCAACGGCATCGTCCTCTACGCCGAGGAACTGGACACCCCGAACGCCATGGCGGACCCGCTGCTGCGCGACTACGCCCGGCAGTACTTCGCGTCCATCGCGGTCGGCGACGACGCCACCGAGCTCGACCGGATCCGGGAACTGATCGAGGTCCTGCTGCCGACCGGTCGCTGCTCCGTCGAGCAGGCCGCCGGCAGCCTCGGCGTCGACCGCAGGACCGTCCACCGGCATCTGGCTGCCTCCGGCCAGACGTTCTCCTCGCTCGTCAACGACACGCGCACCCAGCTGGCCGAGCAGCTCGTGGCGAACCCGCGCCGCTCCCTCACGGAGATCTCCGGGCTCCTCGGATTCTCCGCGCCCAGCGCCTTCTCCCGCTGGTTCCGCGACCAGTTCGGCGTCAGCGCGCGCGAGTGGCGCGCACGACGGTCCGGCGACGGGCCTGTCCCGAACTGA